In the genome of Mesorhizobium sp. NBSH29, the window TCCTGGAGCCGACGCGATGGCATGCTGGCCTATCTGGACGAGCAGATCGCCACCATGGACACCGAAGAAAAACTCGATGCACTGGAAAGCGAGCCGTTCCGGCTGGTCGAGGCGTGGGCGCAAAAGCACGAGGTGTCGGCAAGTGAGATCTACCTCGGCGAGTTCGGCATGATCCGCCAGGAATATGGCAATGACTATATTCTGCCGGCAGCTTCACGCGCGGCCTATGTGAAAGACATGATCGCCCGTGCCGAAAACCGCGGCTATGCGTGGTCGGTTTGGTCCTATGGCGGCGCATTCGGCGTCGTCGAAGCGTTTGGCGGTGAGAAGGCCGAGCCGGATGTGCTGGAGGTGATCAAGGGGCTGGGGAATGGGGAATGAGTTCCGGTTTCCGTCAATCACTACCATTCACCATTCACCACCCTATTCCTCCTGAAACAAATTGATCTGTTGCTGCGCCAGATCCTGGGGCGCATCGAGGCCAAGATGTTTCCACGCGTTGGCAGTCAGAACGCGTCCACGTGGCGTGCGCTGGATAAAGCCCTGCTGGATGAGATAGGGCTCGATGATATCCTCGATCGCATCACGCGGTTCCGACAGGCCCGCCGCGATGGTTTCAATTCCCACCGGCCCGCCGCCAAAATTATTCGCGATCATCGACAGATAGCGCCGGTCCAGTGAATCGAGGCCGAGCGCATCAACCTCCAGCCGAGACAAAGCCTCGTCGGCAATGCGACGGTCAACATGCTCCGCACCTGCGACGCTGGCGAAATCGCGCACGCGCCGCAACAACCGTCCGGCGATGCGCGGAGTGCCACGGGCACGCTTGGCGATCTCCAGAGCGCCATCATCACCAAGCGGCATGCCCAGAATACGCGCGCCACGGCGCACGATCAGCTCCAGTTCCGCGACCGAGTAGAAATTGAGCCTGACCGGAATGCCGAACCGGTCGCGCAGCGGATTGGTCAGCAATCCCAGCCGTGTCGTCGCCGCCACCAGCGTGAATTTGGCCAGATCAATCTTGACCGAGCGCGCAGCCGGCCCCTCGCCGATGATCAGGTCGAGCTGATAGTCCTCCATCGCCGGATAGAGGATCTCCTCCACCGCCGGGTTAAGCCGGTGAATCTCGTCGATGAACAACACGTCCCGGTCTTCAAGATTGGTAAGCAGGGCAGCAAGATCCCCAGCCTTGGCGATGACCGGTCCGGAGGTGGAACGAAAATTGACGCCCAGTTCGCGTGCCATGATCTGCGCCAGCGTGGTTTTACCCAATCCCGGCGGCCCGACGAAAAGCACATGGTCAAGCGCTTCGCCGCGCCCTTTGGCCGCCTCGATGAAGACCTTCAGGTTGGCGCGCGCAGCCGCCTGGCCGACAAACTCGTCCAGCACCTGCGGGCGCAGGTTCTGCTCGGTGTCCTCACCGCGTTTTTCAGGCGTGACCAGACGGGTCGGAAGATTCATCAACAAAACATCCTGAACGGCAGGGCAGAAAAATCCGCCTACCGATAGCAGCTAAAGCGATCGTGGACAAAGCGCTATCGTGCCAGTTCCTTGAGGCCGAGACGGATCAGAAGTGCAGAATCCGCGCCCTCGCCGGCTGTTCTCATCGCAGCGGAAACGGCATTGGCCGCGACGTCGCGTGAATAACCGAGATTGGTCAGCGCTGAAACGGCATCGGAAATCGGCGCCGGCGCGACGCCTTCTCCCAACTCCTGCTTCAACCCGATGGTGCCCGTCGCCTCACCGGCATAGGCAGGCGCCTTGTTGCGCAGTTCGGTAACAATGCGCTCCGCCACCTTCTTGCCGACGCCGGGTGCGCGGCTGACCATGGCGATATCGCGCAGCGCAATTGCGCTGGCAAGATCAGACGGGGACAGCGTCGACAGGATCGCCAGCGCCACCTTGGCACCGACCCCTTGCACATTGTGCAAAAGCAGCCGGAACCACTCCCGCTCCAGTGCACTCTGGAACCCGTACAGCCGGATCATGTCCTCGCGGACATAGGTTTCGATCAAAAGCGTCACCGCTTCGCCCTGCCCCGGCAAATTGGCCAGCGTCCGCGCCGAGCAATAGGCAACATAGCCAACGCCATGCACATCAACGATGCAAAAGTCCTCGTCGACTTCGTCCAGCGTGCCCTTCAGCTTGCCGATCATCTGTTTGCTCGTCCCTGCGCTTAGCCGGCCATGGCCGCGATGCGGTAGGCGACGCTCTGACGGTGATGGGCATGACAGATGGCAATAGCCAGCGCATCGGCCGCATCGTCGCTGTCGAATGTCGCTTTGGGCATCAGCACTTTCACCATCATGTGGATCTGCTTCTTGTCGCCATGCCCCACGCCGATCACCGCCTTCTTGACCGCGTTGGGCGCATACTCGGCAACCTTGAGCCCCGCTTGAGCCGGCACCAGCATGGCAATACCGCGTGCCTGGCCAAGCTTGAGCGTAGCGCCAGCATCCTTGTTGACGAAGGTCTGCTCGACAGCGGCCTCGGCAGGCATGTGAACATGGAGGATGGAGGTTAGCCCCTCATGCAATTGGCAAAGCCGCGACGCCAGATCCGCCTTGTCATCGGAGCGCACCGTGCCCGACGCGACAAAGCGCAGCGCATTGCCAAGGCTCTCGACGATGCCCCAGCCGGTGCGCCGAAGCCCCGGATCGATGCCAACAATGCGAATCGCTTCTCTCATTGTGCCCACTCTCCATCACACTGGCCTTTGATGCCAGAAGAATCGTGAACAAAACAGAAACGTTGAGATGATTATCCGCGCGCGAAAGCAGTATTCAGGAGCGTGATTTGGTCAAAAACCGGGCTGCCTGCCGCGCTTGAAGCCTGCGCCGGACTGCTCTCCTTGCCATAGATCTGGTCGTCCATGCGACGCACCACGCCCTGCAGGCTGAGTGAGCGCAGCACCAGACTGCGGAATGCGTCGGGCAGTTCACTCCAACCCGTGCCGTTGTCCTGTGCCGAATTGGTATCGAGACGAACCTTGGATTTTTCCGAGGCAACCTGATCGCGGGTCATCTCTCCGGAATTGGCGGCGCGCTGCAGCAGCAGCCACGATGCCACCTGCATGAGGCGGGTCGTCAGTCGCATTGATTCCGCCGCATAGAGCGTTGCCGCGGCGCGCGTCAGCTTCTTGGCTTCAGTCCGTCCGGGACCATCCAGGTACTCGGCAGCTTCTTCAACAAGCTGCATGCCATCATTGTAGAGTGGCTTGAAGGATTGGGAAAACACCCGCCTCTCGGCAAGCTTTATCGTCTTCCCGACCTCTTTTTCTGGCTCACTCATAAATACCCCTGCTCACCCTGATCAATGTCACCCGGCAGCCTGCGAAGACCCTAAACGACAGAGATAAGAAAATGCTCCGTCTCAACGCGCAAGGCAAGCATATGTTTAACGGAGGGTTAATGAGCGAAACCCGCGAAAAATGAAACCACCGGTGGCTGAGCCAAGTAAAAAAAGAGCCGCAAAAGCGGCTCTCAGAGAGTTTAACAGGGAGGCGTCAAACGAAGTGGCTCCAACCACTCGGTAAGAATCCAGATAACTGGATACACACAGTAAACGCCCGTAAAGCTTAACGAAGCGTTAACGCATCTGATTTCTTTAACTCAAACTCGACCCAAGGGGTCAATCTCAGGCCGTGCCCCAGACCACAGGCAGGGCGACCTGTCGGTGCAACGCGGTGCATAATCGGGCCTCCTCTGGCCATTCCAGCGCACCCCTGGCGCGCCGGGTATGTCACTTGGCAACAGCCGCATCAGCAATTGTTCAGCGCGAAACCGCCCGACGGGCAGCGATCAAAGCGCTCCCGCCATTTGTCTCAGGACAAATTTCTGGATCTTGCCGGTCGAGGTTTTGGGCACTTCGGCGAAGATAATCTGTTTGGGGCATTTGAAGCGCGCCAGAAGCTGCCGGCAATGCGTGATGATCTCGTCCGCGCTCGCGCTCTGGCCAGGTTTGAGTTCCACAAAGGCGACAGGTACCTCGCCCCATTTTTCGTCGGCCCGCGCCACCACCCCGCAGGAAGCGATGGCATTGTGTTTGTAGAGCGCCTCCTCGACCTCGATCGAGGAAATGTTCTCGCCACCCGAAATGATGATGTCCTTGGAGCGGTCTTTCAGCTGGATATACCCGTCAGGATGCATGACGCCGAGATCACCGGAATGAAACCAGCCACCGGCAAAGGCCTCGTTGGTCGCGTTCGGGTTCTTCAGATAGCCTTTCATCACGATATTTCCGCGAAACATCACTTCGCCAATGGTGCTGCCATCGGCTGGCGTCTCTGACATCGTTTCAGGGTCAAGGACACACAGGCCTTCCAGTGCTGCATACCTCACCCCCTGACGCGCTTTCCTAGCCGCCCGTCCGCCGGCGTCGAGCTGGTCCCAGTCGCAATGCCATTCATTGACGACTGCCGGACCATAGGTTTCGGT includes:
- the ruvB gene encoding Holliday junction branch migration DNA helicase RuvB; its protein translation is MNLPTRLVTPEKRGEDTEQNLRPQVLDEFVGQAAARANLKVFIEAAKGRGEALDHVLFVGPPGLGKTTLAQIMARELGVNFRSTSGPVIAKAGDLAALLTNLEDRDVLFIDEIHRLNPAVEEILYPAMEDYQLDLIIGEGPAARSVKIDLAKFTLVAATTRLGLLTNPLRDRFGIPVRLNFYSVAELELIVRRGARILGMPLGDDGALEIAKRARGTPRIAGRLLRRVRDFASVAGAEHVDRRIADEALSRLEVDALGLDSLDRRYLSMIANNFGGGPVGIETIAAGLSEPRDAIEDIIEPYLIQQGFIQRTPRGRVLTANAWKHLGLDAPQDLAQQQINLFQEE
- the ruvA gene encoding Holliday junction branch migration protein RuvA is translated as MIGKLKGTLDEVDEDFCIVDVHGVGYVAYCSARTLANLPGQGEAVTLLIETYVREDMIRLYGFQSALEREWFRLLLHNVQGVGAKVALAILSTLSPSDLASAIALRDIAMVSRAPGVGKKVAERIVTELRNKAPAYAGEATGTIGLKQELGEGVAPAPISDAVSALTNLGYSRDVAANAVSAAMRTAGEGADSALLIRLGLKELAR
- the ruvC gene encoding crossover junction endodeoxyribonuclease RuvC, which produces MREAIRIVGIDPGLRRTGWGIVESLGNALRFVASGTVRSDDKADLASRLCQLHEGLTSILHVHMPAEAAVEQTFVNKDAGATLKLGQARGIAMLVPAQAGLKVAEYAPNAVKKAVIGVGHGDKKQIHMMVKVLMPKATFDSDDAADALAIAICHAHHRQSVAYRIAAMAG
- the rcdA gene encoding protease adaptor protein RcdA; protein product: MSEPEKEVGKTIKLAERRVFSQSFKPLYNDGMQLVEEAAEYLDGPGRTEAKKLTRAAATLYAAESMRLTTRLMQVASWLLLQRAANSGEMTRDQVASEKSKVRLDTNSAQDNGTGWSELPDAFRSLVLRSLSLQGVVRRMDDQIYGKESSPAQASSAAGSPVFDQITLLNTAFARG